Below is a window of Lacrimispora xylanolytica DNA.
TCTCCTGCTGCTTTTTGACGACCAAAGGGCCGTTGGCTTTCTATCTGCCAAACGAGGGGCCGCGAACCGAATCAGGCATTCCGCCTATATTGTCTGCGGCATCTTAAAGGATTACAGGGGAAAGGGCTGGGGGAAAATACTGTTTCAGGAACTGTTAACATGGGCCCCTGAAAATAGCATTACCAGACTGGAATTAACCGTCATGGCTCATAATGATAAGGCCATATTATTATATCGGAGCATGGGTTTTGAAGTGGAAGGAAAGCTTGTCCATTCCATGATTGTAAATGGAAGCTACGTGGATCAGTACTCCATGGCAAAGCTTCTGTAATTAAATAAGGGTGATGCAAGAATGGAACTTCCATTTTGCATCACCCTTAACTA
It encodes the following:
- a CDS encoding GNAT family N-acetyltransferase, producing the protein MNFRQATPQDSNCFLELMKQLDYETEFMMLEPGERTSTAEDMEHYLHTMETSNSLLLLLFDDQRAVGFLSAKRGAANRIRHSAYIVCGILKDYRGKGWGKILFQELLTWAPENSITRLELTVMAHNDKAILLYRSMGFEVEGKLVHSMIVNGSYVDQYSMAKLL